One stretch of Streptomyces peucetius DNA includes these proteins:
- a CDS encoding SCO4848 family membrane protein, with protein sequence MKLSRSVSWFLLAFGVWSWFIWITFVKNLWQDASGLAFDDAGDPTGYFWVHLLLAVTSFVLGTVIGVIGLRGVRALRREHGQGTRGTRNG encoded by the coding sequence ATGAAGCTCAGCCGCTCCGTCTCCTGGTTCCTGCTCGCGTTCGGGGTGTGGAGCTGGTTCATCTGGATCACTTTCGTCAAGAACCTGTGGCAGGACGCCAGCGGGCTCGCCTTCGACGACGCGGGTGATCCCACCGGTTACTTCTGGGTCCATCTGCTGCTCGCCGTCACGTCCTTTGTTCTGGGGACGGTCATCGGAGTCATCGGGTTGCGCGGTGTGCGCGCCCTGCGCCGTGAGCACGGCCAGGGAACCCGGGGAACAAGGAACGGCTAG
- a CDS encoding alpha/beta fold hydrolase, translating to MTLSYDEAGEGPPVVLLHSSVCDRRMWDAQFRSLAAAGHRVVRCDFRGYGATPVADRPYADAGDVLGLMDALGVERAALVGSSFGGRVALLAAAAAPERVSALALLCAAPLPGQEQSAELAAFDAREDALFETRDLAGAAALNVATWLGPDADEAARGAVYEMQLHAFEVQTAAEEAVETEGAPHVLSGGRVTGLPDFSAFASPCLAVSGAHDLPDFRRAAARVPALLPNARHLELPWAGHLPSLERPGETGALLTGFLAGAALPAAVNAA from the coding sequence ATGACGCTGTCTTATGACGAAGCCGGTGAAGGCCCTCCGGTCGTCCTGCTCCACTCCTCCGTGTGCGACCGGCGCATGTGGGACGCGCAGTTCCGGTCGCTGGCGGCCGCCGGGCACCGCGTGGTGCGCTGCGACTTCCGCGGCTACGGTGCGACGCCCGTGGCCGACCGCCCCTACGCGGACGCAGGCGACGTTCTCGGCCTGATGGATGCCCTCGGTGTCGAACGGGCAGCCCTGGTCGGGTCCTCCTTCGGCGGCCGGGTCGCCCTGCTGGCGGCGGCCGCTGCCCCGGAGCGGGTGTCCGCGCTGGCGCTGCTGTGCGCCGCCCCGCTCCCCGGCCAGGAGCAGAGCGCCGAACTGGCCGCCTTCGACGCCCGTGAGGACGCGCTCTTCGAGACGCGCGACCTCGCCGGCGCGGCCGCGCTGAACGTGGCCACCTGGCTCGGCCCTGACGCGGACGAGGCGGCGAGGGGCGCCGTGTACGAGATGCAGCTCCACGCCTTCGAGGTGCAGACGGCGGCGGAGGAGGCCGTGGAGACCGAGGGCGCGCCTCATGTCCTGTCCGGCGGCAGGGTCACGGGGCTGCCCGACTTCTCGGCGTTCGCCTCACCCTGCCTCGCGGTGTCCGGCGCCCACGACCTGCCGGACTTCCGCCGGGCCGCGGCCCGCGTCCCGGCGCTGCTGCCGAACGCCCGTCACCTCGAACTCCCCTGGGCCGGCCACCTCCCGTCCCTGGAACGGCCTGGCGAGACGGGCGCGCTGCTGACCGGTTTCCTGGCCGGAGCGGCACTCCCGGCGGCCGTGAACGCCGCCTGA
- a CDS encoding succinate dehydrogenase hydrophobic membrane anchor subunit — protein MSTDTTSAIGPVEGAHVYDADNPAPLIEPPRKRTKKTPRSTRGNFEMAAWLFMRLSGVLLVVLVIGHLLIQLVLDGGVSKIGFAFVAGRWASPFWQTWDLLMLWLAMLHGANGLRTVINDYAERPNTRLWLKGLLYTATVFTILLGTLVIFTFDPNIR, from the coding sequence ATGTCCACTGACACCACTTCCGCGATCGGTCCCGTCGAAGGCGCCCACGTCTACGACGCGGACAACCCGGCCCCGCTCATCGAGCCCCCGCGCAAGCGCACCAAGAAGACCCCGCGCTCGACCCGCGGGAACTTCGAGATGGCCGCATGGCTGTTCATGCGCCTGTCCGGCGTGCTCCTCGTCGTCCTGGTCATCGGCCACCTGCTGATCCAGCTGGTGCTCGACGGCGGCGTCTCCAAGATCGGCTTCGCCTTCGTGGCCGGCCGCTGGGCGTCCCCGTTCTGGCAGACCTGGGACCTGCTGATGCTGTGGCTTGCCATGCTGCACGGCGCCAACGGCCTCCGTACCGTCATCAACGACTACGCGGAGCGTCCGAACACGCGCCTGTGGCTCAAGGGCCTGCTGTACACCGCCACGGTGTTCACCATCCTTCTGGGCACGCTGGTGATCTTCACCTTCGACCCGAACATCCGCTAG
- a CDS encoding D-alanyl-D-alanine carboxypeptidase family protein — protein MLPAMTAVPSFAATHDENPGRKKPKPPAVMSSVGGAQLAKPGTQVRLGPGAPVIPKGVTGRSWIVADAESGDVLASHNAHWRLPPASTMKMLFADTLLPKLPKTTVHKVAPEELADLGAGSSLVGIKENHTYTVHDLWLGVFLRSGNDAVHVLSAMNNGVDQTVADMQEHAEELQALDTKVVSPDGYDAPGQVSSAYDLTLIARSGMQKKDFREYCSTVSADFPGEQKKGKKRETFKIQNTNRLLTGANGVTPYKGIAGVKNGTTTQAGSTFTGVAERNGKVLLVTVMHPESDESMAVYKEAGRLLDWGFAAAGKVTPVGELVPPASAQPATSPAPEPAKNDGGKDEAAEPVAASQTGSSGMGVALSIAGAVLAGLGAAMFLLRRRWPLPDRPRQEPRP, from the coding sequence ATGCTGCCCGCGATGACCGCTGTCCCGTCCTTCGCGGCCACGCACGACGAGAACCCGGGCCGGAAGAAGCCGAAGCCTCCGGCTGTCATGTCCTCGGTCGGCGGCGCGCAGCTCGCCAAGCCGGGCACACAGGTCCGGCTGGGCCCCGGAGCGCCGGTGATCCCCAAGGGGGTCACCGGCCGGTCCTGGATCGTCGCGGACGCGGAGAGCGGAGACGTGCTCGCCTCCCACAACGCGCACTGGCGGCTGCCTCCCGCGTCGACGATGAAGATGCTCTTCGCGGACACACTGCTGCCCAAGCTGCCGAAGACGACCGTGCACAAGGTCGCCCCGGAAGAGCTCGCCGACCTCGGCGCGGGGAGCAGCCTGGTCGGGATCAAGGAGAACCACACCTACACGGTCCACGACCTGTGGCTGGGGGTCTTCCTGCGTTCCGGCAACGACGCCGTCCATGTCCTGTCGGCGATGAACAACGGCGTGGACCAGACCGTCGCGGACATGCAGGAGCACGCGGAGGAACTGCAGGCACTCGACACCAAGGTCGTCTCCCCCGACGGTTACGACGCCCCCGGCCAGGTGTCGTCCGCGTACGACCTGACGCTGATCGCGCGCAGCGGCATGCAGAAGAAGGACTTCCGCGAGTACTGCTCGACGGTGAGCGCCGACTTCCCGGGCGAGCAGAAGAAGGGCAAGAAGCGCGAGACGTTCAAGATCCAGAACACCAACCGGCTGCTCACCGGCGCGAACGGCGTCACCCCGTACAAGGGCATCGCCGGCGTCAAGAACGGCACCACCACCCAGGCCGGCTCGACGTTCACCGGGGTCGCGGAGCGCAACGGCAAGGTGCTGCTCGTCACCGTCATGCACCCGGAGTCGGACGAGAGCATGGCCGTCTACAAGGAGGCGGGCAGGCTGCTCGACTGGGGGTTCGCGGCGGCCGGCAAAGTGACCCCGGTGGGTGAACTCGTCCCGCCGGCGTCGGCACAGCCTGCGACGTCCCCCGCCCCGGAGCCCGCCAAGAACGACGGGGGCAAGGACGAGGCCGCCGAACCGGTCGCCGCCTCGCAGACCGGCTCGAGCGGCATGGGCGTCGCACTGAGCATCGCCGGCGCCGTGCTGGCAGGTCTCGGGGCCGCGATGTTCCTGCTCAGGCGCCGGTGGCCGCTGCCGGACCGGCCGCGCCAGGAGCCGCGCCCGTAG
- a CDS encoding TetR/AcrR family transcriptional regulator: protein MTEANDPTEAKAPKSEQTRTLILETALRLFQERGYDKTTMRAIAKEAGVSVGNAYYYFGSKEHLVQGFYDRIAAEHQAAVRPVLDKETDLESRLAGVLTAWLDIAAPYHEFSAQFFKNAADPESPLSPFSPESEHARETAIDVHREVLAGSKSKVAEELREVLPELMWLSQMGLVLYWVFDRSENSERSRRLAQRGARLTARGVALARFRVLRPLVHDVHELFTDFLPGMAQTAAARKKA, encoded by the coding sequence GTGACTGAAGCGAACGACCCTACCGAAGCGAAGGCCCCCAAGAGCGAACAGACCCGCACGCTCATCCTCGAGACGGCGCTCCGGCTCTTCCAGGAACGCGGTTACGACAAGACGACGATGCGGGCCATCGCCAAGGAGGCCGGAGTCTCGGTGGGGAACGCCTACTACTACTTCGGCTCCAAGGAACACCTCGTCCAGGGCTTCTACGACCGGATCGCCGCCGAGCACCAGGCGGCGGTGCGGCCCGTACTGGACAAGGAGACCGACCTCGAGTCCCGGCTGGCCGGGGTGCTCACCGCCTGGCTCGACATCGCCGCGCCGTACCACGAGTTCTCGGCCCAGTTCTTCAAGAACGCGGCCGACCCGGAGAGCCCGCTCAGCCCCTTCTCCCCCGAGTCAGAGCACGCCCGCGAGACCGCCATCGACGTCCACCGCGAGGTGCTGGCCGGGTCGAAGTCGAAGGTGGCGGAGGAACTGCGGGAGGTCCTGCCGGAGTTGATGTGGCTCTCCCAGATGGGCCTGGTCCTGTACTGGGTCTTCGACCGCTCCGAGAACAGCGAACGCAGCAGGCGTCTCGCCCAGCGCGGCGCCCGGCTGACCGCCCGGGGCGTGGCGCTCGCCCGCTTCCGGGTGCTGCGCCCGCTCGTCCACGACGTGCACGAGCTGTTCACGGACTTCCTGCCCGGCATGGCGCAGACCGCGGCCGCCCGCAAGAAGGCCTGA
- the sdhA gene encoding succinate dehydrogenase flavoprotein subunit, with product MKIHKYDTVIVGAGGAGMRAAIESTKRSRTAVLTKLYPTRSHTGAAQGGMAAALANVEEDNWEWHTFDTVKGGDYLVDQDAAEILAKEAIDAVLDLEKMGLPFNRTPGGTIDQRRFGGHSRNHGEAPVRRSCYAADRTGHMILQTLYQNCVKEGVEFFNEFYVLDQLITEVDGVKKSAGVVAYELATGEIHVFQAKAVIYASGGTGKFFKVTSNAHTLTGDGQAACYRRGLPLEDMEFFQFHPTGIWRMGILLTEGARGEGGILRNKDGERFMEKYAPVMKDLASRDVVSRSIYTEIREGRGCGPEGDHVYLDLTHLPPEQLDAKLPDITEFARTYLGIEPYTDPIPIQPTAHYAMGGIPTNVEGEVLMDNTTVVPGLYAAGEVACVSVHGANRLGTNSLLDINVFGKRAGIAAAEYSAKTDYVELPENPASFVAEQVERLLGSTGSERVSVLRKELQETMDANVMVFRTEQTIKTAVEKIAELRERYLNVSVQDKGKRFNTDLLEAIELGNLLDLAEVMAVSALARKESRGGHYREDFPNRDDVNFMRHTMAYREVGDDGTQSIRLDYKPVVQTRYQPMERKY from the coding sequence ATGAAGATCCACAAGTACGACACCGTCATCGTCGGCGCCGGTGGCGCCGGCATGCGCGCCGCCATCGAGTCGACGAAGCGCAGCCGCACCGCCGTGCTGACCAAGCTCTACCCCACCCGCTCCCACACGGGCGCGGCGCAGGGCGGCATGGCCGCCGCGCTGGCCAACGTGGAGGAGGACAACTGGGAGTGGCACACCTTCGACACGGTCAAGGGCGGTGACTACCTGGTCGACCAGGACGCCGCCGAGATCCTGGCGAAGGAGGCCATCGACGCCGTCCTCGACCTGGAGAAGATGGGCCTGCCGTTCAACCGGACCCCGGGCGGCACCATCGACCAGCGCCGCTTCGGCGGCCACTCCCGCAACCACGGCGAGGCGCCGGTCCGCCGGTCCTGCTATGCCGCGGACCGCACCGGTCACATGATCCTCCAGACGCTGTACCAGAACTGCGTCAAGGAGGGCGTGGAGTTCTTCAACGAGTTCTACGTCCTGGACCAGCTGATCACCGAGGTCGACGGCGTCAAGAAGTCCGCCGGTGTGGTCGCCTACGAGCTGGCCACCGGCGAGATCCACGTCTTCCAGGCCAAGGCCGTGATCTACGCGTCCGGCGGCACCGGCAAGTTCTTCAAGGTGACCTCCAACGCGCACACCCTGACCGGTGACGGCCAGGCCGCCTGCTACCGGCGCGGTCTGCCGCTGGAGGACATGGAGTTCTTCCAGTTCCACCCGACGGGCATCTGGCGCATGGGCATCCTGCTGACGGAGGGCGCCCGCGGTGAGGGCGGCATCCTCCGCAACAAGGACGGCGAGCGCTTCATGGAGAAGTACGCGCCGGTCATGAAGGACCTCGCGTCCCGTGACGTCGTCTCCCGCTCCATCTACACGGAGATCCGCGAGGGCCGCGGCTGCGGCCCCGAGGGCGACCACGTCTACCTGGACCTCACCCACCTGCCGCCGGAGCAGCTGGACGCCAAGCTCCCGGACATCACCGAGTTCGCGCGGACGTACCTCGGCATCGAGCCCTACACGGACCCGATCCCGATCCAGCCGACCGCGCACTACGCCATGGGCGGCATCCCGACCAACGTCGAGGGTGAGGTCCTGATGGACAACACCACCGTCGTGCCCGGCCTGTACGCCGCCGGCGAGGTCGCCTGCGTCTCGGTGCACGGCGCCAACCGCCTCGGCACCAACTCGCTCCTGGACATCAACGTCTTCGGCAAGCGCGCCGGCATCGCCGCCGCCGAGTACTCGGCGAAGACCGACTACGTCGAGCTTCCGGAGAACCCGGCGTCCTTCGTCGCCGAGCAGGTCGAGCGGCTGCTGGGCTCCACCGGCTCCGAGCGGGTCTCCGTGCTCCGCAAGGAGCTCCAGGAGACGATGGACGCCAATGTGATGGTGTTCCGCACCGAGCAGACGATCAAGACCGCGGTCGAGAAGATCGCCGAGCTGCGCGAGCGCTACCTCAACGTGTCCGTCCAGGACAAGGGCAAGCGGTTCAACACGGACCTGCTGGAGGCCATCGAGCTGGGCAACCTGCTCGACCTGGCCGAGGTCATGGCCGTCTCCGCGCTCGCCCGCAAGGAGTCCCGCGGCGGTCACTACCGCGAGGACTTCCCGAACCGCGACGACGTCAACTTCATGCGCCACACCATGGCGTACCGCGAGGTGGGCGACGACGGCACCCAGTCGATCCGTCTCGACTACAAGCCGGTCGTCCAGACCCGCTACCAGCCGATGGAGCGTAAGTACTGA
- a CDS encoding thiol-disulfide oxidoreductase DCC family protein, whose product MSIAIRSLTVLYDAGCSLCVHLRGWLLRQPQLVPLRLVPAGSAEARRRYPELDHARTMREITVIGDRGQIYSGQAAWIVCLWALAEHRPKAHWLATEAGAPFVRVTMLAAARYREAIGAGRAGAGGAGAGGAGADAGSGGMGTAPCGDRCSVPD is encoded by the coding sequence ATGAGCATCGCGATCCGGTCGCTGACGGTCCTCTACGACGCCGGCTGCTCCCTGTGCGTACATCTGCGGGGCTGGCTGCTGCGGCAGCCGCAGCTCGTGCCGCTGCGCCTGGTGCCCGCGGGGTCGGCCGAGGCACGGCGCAGATACCCGGAGCTCGATCACGCCCGGACCATGCGCGAGATCACCGTCATCGGCGACCGGGGCCAGATCTACTCGGGTCAGGCCGCCTGGATCGTCTGCCTCTGGGCCCTGGCCGAACACCGGCCCAAGGCCCACTGGCTCGCCACTGAGGCGGGCGCGCCCTTCGTGCGCGTCACGATGCTCGCGGCGGCCAGGTACCGCGAGGCGATCGGAGCGGGTCGCGCGGGGGCGGGCGGTGCCGGGGCGGGCGGCGCGGGGGCGGATGCGGGCTCCGGAGGCATGGGCACCGCTCCCTGCGGCGACCGGTGTTCGGTACCCGACTAG
- a CDS encoding 2-oxo-4-hydroxy-4-carboxy-5-ureidoimidazoline decarboxylase, with protein MPSQRRPEPGLEHFNGAPADAAEAIVLACCGSRHWARRVVAHRPYPDLESLLAACDEAGYDLSPADVHQVLARESSTGLPPSAPQAAHTALAAAHAAYESKFGHAFVICLDAYRPDEYLDQVLAGIRSRLSHEPDEERAISADELRALVRSRLAHTMSEHPESDIAGAATP; from the coding sequence ATACCGTCCCAGCGTCGCCCGGAGCCGGGGCTCGAGCACTTCAACGGCGCTCCGGCGGACGCCGCGGAAGCGATCGTGCTCGCCTGCTGCGGCAGTCGCCACTGGGCGCGCCGCGTGGTCGCCCACCGCCCCTACCCCGACCTCGAGTCCCTCCTCGCCGCCTGCGACGAGGCCGGATACGACCTCAGCCCCGCCGACGTCCACCAGGTGCTGGCCCGCGAATCGTCCACCGGGCTGCCACCGAGCGCCCCGCAGGCCGCCCACACCGCACTGGCCGCGGCGCACGCGGCATACGAGAGCAAATTCGGACATGCGTTCGTCATCTGTCTCGACGCCTACCGGCCCGACGAGTACCTGGATCAGGTACTGGCCGGTATCCGGAGCAGACTTTCCCATGAACCGGACGAGGAGAGGGCCATTTCGGCCGATGAACTGCGCGCTCTCGTCCGCTCCCGGCTGGCGCACACCATGTCCGAACACCCCGAGTCCGACATCGCGGGCGCTGCCACCCCGTAG
- the sdhC gene encoding succinate dehydrogenase, cytochrome b556 subunit — protein MPAGTLYRGREGMWSWVAHRVTGVLIFFFLFVHVLDTALVRVSPEAYDEVVATYKTPIVALLEYGLVAAILFHALNGLRVIAVDFWSKGPRYQKQMLWSVMAVWFVLMVGALYPVLGHAVREVFGS, from the coding sequence GTGCCGGCTGGAACGCTGTACCGCGGCCGGGAAGGAATGTGGTCCTGGGTGGCTCATCGAGTCACCGGCGTCCTCATCTTCTTCTTCCTGTTCGTACACGTGCTGGACACCGCTCTCGTCCGCGTCTCGCCCGAGGCGTACGACGAGGTCGTCGCCACCTACAAGACGCCGATCGTCGCGCTGCTGGAATACGGCCTCGTGGCCGCGATCCTCTTCCACGCGCTCAACGGCCTGCGCGTCATCGCCGTGGACTTCTGGTCCAAGGGCCCGCGCTACCAGAAGCAGATGCTCTGGTCCGTGATGGCCGTCTGGTTCGTACTGATGGTGGGCGCCCTTTACCCCGTGCTCGGCCACGCCGTCCGCGAAGTCTTCGGGAGCTGA
- a CDS encoding YihY/virulence factor BrkB family protein, which translates to MDWLIKLPVVGPLVQRLMRTHAWRSYETLDRVHWTRLAAAVTFLSFLALFPLITVAAAIVAAALDQQALDKLDEKLSDQVPGISDQLDIDGLVANAGTVGVVAGALLLLMGVGWVGSMRECLRAVWELDDEDEGNPVVRKLKDVGVLAGLGGIGLASFAASALGSTTVGWTADRLGLEGGGIGGVLLQIAAVAVGVLANFLILLYVLTMLPGVQPPRRRLVVAALIGAVGFELLKLLLGSYISGVASRSMYGAFGVPIALLLWINFTAKLLLFCAAWTATPSLDEDAADEKRADEPPAGERPADEPPADDEPVGGKPADDRPVVRKPTGGRGPATGAAPGAAGPAAATGA; encoded by the coding sequence ATGGACTGGCTGATCAAGCTCCCCGTCGTCGGCCCGCTCGTGCAGCGGTTGATGCGTACCCACGCCTGGCGGTCGTACGAGACGCTCGACCGGGTCCACTGGACGCGTCTCGCGGCCGCGGTCACGTTCCTCAGCTTCCTGGCGCTCTTCCCGCTGATCACCGTCGCCGCGGCGATCGTCGCCGCCGCGCTCGACCAGCAGGCGCTGGACAAGCTCGACGAGAAGCTGTCCGACCAGGTGCCCGGCATCTCCGACCAGCTCGACATCGACGGTCTCGTCGCCAACGCCGGCACGGTCGGTGTCGTCGCCGGCGCGCTGCTGCTGCTCATGGGCGTCGGCTGGGTCGGCTCGATGCGGGAGTGCCTGCGGGCCGTGTGGGAGCTCGACGACGAGGACGAGGGCAATCCGGTGGTCCGGAAGCTCAAGGACGTGGGGGTGCTGGCCGGACTCGGCGGCATCGGCCTGGCCTCGTTCGCCGCCTCGGCGCTCGGCTCCACGACGGTCGGCTGGACCGCCGACCGGCTGGGCCTGGAGGGCGGCGGGATCGGCGGGGTACTGCTGCAGATCGCCGCCGTCGCCGTGGGTGTGCTCGCGAACTTCCTGATCCTGCTCTACGTGCTGACCATGCTGCCCGGCGTCCAGCCGCCGCGCCGCCGGCTGGTCGTGGCGGCGCTGATCGGCGCGGTCGGCTTCGAACTGCTCAAGCTGCTGCTCGGCAGCTACATCAGCGGTGTCGCGTCACGCAGCATGTACGGTGCCTTCGGCGTCCCGATCGCCCTGCTGCTGTGGATCAACTTCACGGCGAAGCTGCTGCTGTTCTGCGCCGCGTGGACGGCCACGCCGAGCCTCGACGAGGACGCCGCCGACGAGAAGCGTGCCGACGAGCCCCCGGCCGGCGAGAGGCCCGCCGACGAGCCCCCGGCCGACGACGAGCCCGTCGGCGGGAAGCCCGCCGACGACAGGCCTGTCGTCAGGAAGCCGACCGGCGGTCGGGGCCCCGCTACGGGCGCGGCTCCTGGCGCGGCCGGTCCGGCAGCGGCCACCGGCGCCTGA
- a CDS encoding metallophosphoesterase, producing MAAVVVLVIILVVALLAGVHWYVWRRLVRDTTARGTAARRIGTAAVWVLPLLSFAALASGRSGAPFWLERILAWPGYLWLAVLLYLVLALVVGEAVRPLLLRVLERRAAGADHPNETAAPSTPPASATVPVRPEGPAASANDTPVPAGTAASPEAAAPGESARPAGAAVAVDAAPPTGQAAGPEEGTAAAGDAPRTGDAPGAAAGAQDVAAPDRARPAGAAVSRRLFVSRIVGGAAAAAALGTVGHGTYGVLGGPRVKRVTVPLAKLPRAAHGFRVAVVSDIHLGPILGRAHTQRIVDSINATQPDLVAVVGDLVDGSVADLGPAAEPLAQLRSRHGSFFVTGNHEYFSGADEWVDHVRELGLRPLRNERVEMAGGFDLAGVDDVAGEDEGQGPDFVRALGDRDRSRAAVLLAHQPVVIHDAVEHGVDLQLSGHTHGGQLWPGNLLAGLANPTVAGLERYGDTQLYVSRGAGAWGPPVRVGAPSDITVVELASRQA from the coding sequence GTGGCGGCAGTCGTCGTGCTCGTGATCATTCTGGTCGTCGCCCTGCTCGCCGGGGTGCACTGGTACGTGTGGCGGCGGCTGGTCCGCGACACGACCGCGCGGGGCACAGCCGCGCGAAGAATCGGTACGGCGGCGGTCTGGGTCCTGCCCCTGCTGTCCTTCGCGGCCCTCGCGTCGGGCCGGTCCGGTGCGCCGTTCTGGCTGGAGCGGATCCTGGCGTGGCCGGGGTACCTCTGGCTCGCGGTGCTGCTCTACCTGGTCCTGGCGCTGGTCGTGGGCGAGGCGGTCCGGCCCCTGCTCCTCCGGGTCCTGGAGCGGCGTGCCGCCGGTGCGGATCACCCGAACGAGACCGCGGCCCCTTCGACGCCGCCGGCGTCCGCGACTGTGCCGGTCCGGCCCGAAGGGCCCGCCGCCTCTGCGAACGACACGCCGGTCCCCGCCGGGACCGCCGCCTCACCTGAAGCGGCCGCCCCTGGCGAGTCGGCCCGTCCGGCGGGCGCCGCGGTCGCCGTCGACGCCGCGCCGCCGACCGGGCAGGCGGCCGGCCCTGAAGAGGGCACAGCCGCCGCAGGCGACGCGCCGCGCACCGGCGACGCGCCGGGCGCCGCCGCAGGCGCCCAGGACGTGGCAGCCCCCGACCGGGCCCGGCCGGCAGGCGCGGCCGTGTCGCGGCGGCTGTTCGTGTCGCGGATCGTCGGCGGCGCGGCCGCCGCCGCCGCGCTGGGGACCGTCGGACACGGCACGTACGGCGTCCTGGGCGGCCCCCGCGTCAAGCGCGTCACCGTTCCGCTCGCCAAGCTGCCGCGCGCCGCCCACGGCTTCCGTGTCGCCGTCGTCAGCGACATCCACCTCGGACCGATACTCGGCCGGGCCCACACACAGCGCATCGTCGACTCGATCAACGCCACCCAGCCCGACCTCGTCGCCGTCGTCGGCGACCTGGTGGACGGCTCGGTCGCCGACCTCGGGCCGGCGGCCGAGCCGCTTGCGCAGCTCCGCTCCCGCCACGGCTCGTTCTTCGTGACCGGCAACCACGAGTACTTCTCCGGCGCCGACGAGTGGGTCGACCACGTCCGTGAGCTCGGTCTGCGTCCGCTGCGCAACGAGCGTGTCGAGATGGCCGGCGGCTTCGACCTCGCGGGCGTCGACGACGTGGCCGGGGAGGACGAGGGCCAGGGCCCCGACTTCGTACGGGCCCTCGGCGACCGCGACCGTTCCCGCGCGGCCGTGCTCCTCGCGCACCAGCCAGTCGTCATCCACGACGCCGTCGAGCACGGTGTGGACCTGCAACTGTCCGGTCACACGCACGGCGGACAGCTCTGGCCGGGCAATCTGCTGGCCGGGCTGGCCAACCCCACCGTTGCCGGCCTGGAGCGCTACGGCGACACCCAGCTGTACGTCAGCCGTGGCGCGGGCGCGTGGGGCCCGCCGGTGCGCGTCGGGGCGCCGTCCGACATCACCGTCGTGGAGCTCGCGTCGCGCCAGGCGTAG
- a CDS encoding succinate dehydrogenase iron-sulfur subunit — protein MATPTLEKREAGFADSPYITATFRIRRFNPEVSEHAVWEDFQIEIDPKERVLDALHKIKWDVDGSLTFRRSCAHGICGSDAMRINGKNRLACKTLIKDINPEKPITVEAIKGLTVLKDLVVDMEPFFQAYRDVMPFLITKGNEPTRERLQSAEDRERFDDTTKCILCAACTSSCPVFWNDGQYFGPAAIVNAHRFIFDSRDEAGEQRLEILNDKDGVWRCRTTFNCTDACPRGIEVTKAIQEVKRALITRRF, from the coding sequence ATGGCTACCCCGACCCTGGAGAAGCGGGAAGCCGGCTTCGCCGACTCCCCGTACATCACCGCCACCTTCCGGATCCGCCGCTTCAACCCCGAGGTGTCGGAGCACGCGGTCTGGGAGGACTTCCAGATCGAGATCGACCCCAAGGAGCGCGTCCTCGACGCCCTCCACAAGATCAAGTGGGACGTCGACGGCTCGCTCACCTTCCGACGCTCGTGCGCGCACGGCATCTGCGGCTCCGACGCGATGCGGATCAACGGCAAGAACAGGCTCGCCTGCAAGACGCTGATCAAGGACATCAACCCGGAGAAGCCCATCACGGTCGAGGCCATAAAGGGCCTGACGGTCCTCAAGGACCTCGTCGTGGACATGGAGCCGTTCTTCCAGGCGTACCGCGACGTGATGCCGTTCCTGATCACGAAGGGCAACGAGCCGACCCGCGAGCGTTTGCAGTCCGCGGAGGACCGCGAGCGCTTCGACGACACCACCAAGTGCATCCTGTGCGCCGCGTGCACGTCCTCGTGCCCGGTGTTCTGGAACGACGGCCAGTACTTCGGCCCGGCGGCGATCGTCAACGCGCACCGCTTCATCTTCGACTCGCGTGACGAGGCCGGGGAGCAGCGCCTGGAGATCCTCAACGACAAGGACGGCGTGTGGCGCTGCCGCACCACGTTCAACTGCACGGACGCCTGCCCGCGCGGTATCGAGGTCACCAAGGCGATCCAGGAAGTGAAGCGCGCGCTGATCACGCGTCGCTTCTGA